A genomic stretch from Schistosoma haematobium chromosome 4, whole genome shotgun sequence includes:
- a CDS encoding hypothetical protein (EggNog:ENOG410VADX~COG:C) — MVLFFSYSGMVHESQGPHKSTLIEQTVKGAIAGGVTGAIEICITFPTEYVKTQLQLDERMGSARQYSGPIDCVKKTVGSYGFRGLYRGLPVLLYGSVPKSAVRFGAFEEFKRHNLSPDGTLTAGRKLLCGLGAGVCEAIMVVTPMETIKVKFINDQTSKNPHYRGFFHGCGCIVKEHGRSESC, encoded by the exons ATGGTATTGTTTTTTAGTTATTCTGGCATGGTTCATGAAAGTCAAGGACCTCACAAATCAACTCTTATTGAACAAACGGTAAAAGGAGCCATAGCAG GTGGAGTCACTGGAGCAATTGAGATTTGCATCACTTTCCCGACTGAATATGTTAAGACACAATTACAACTTGACGAACGTATGGGTAGTGCCAGACAATATTCGGGACCCATCGACTGTGTAAAGAAGACAGTAGGATCTTATGGTTTTCGTGGTTTGTATCGAGGTTTACCTGTTCTCCTATATGGCTCTGTTCCCAAGTCGGCTGTCAG ATTTGGAGCATTTGAAGAGTTTAAACGTCATAATTTATCTCCAGATGGAACTCTTACAGCTGGAAGAAAACTTTTATGTGGTTTAG GCGCAGGGGTTTGTGAAGCTATAATGGTAGTTACTCCGATGGAAACCATCAAAGTGAAATTTATTAATGATCAAACATCTAAAAATCCACATTATCGTGGTTTTTTCCATGGCTGTGGCTGTATCGTCAAAGAACATGGTAGGAGCGAAAGCTGTTAG